The following proteins come from a genomic window of Zonotrichia leucophrys gambelii isolate GWCS_2022_RI chromosome 4, RI_Zleu_2.0, whole genome shotgun sequence:
- the HNRNPDL gene encoding heterogeneous nuclear ribonucleoprotein D-like: protein MEDATEMSGGQEEFAEGSKINASKNQQDDGKMFIGGLSWDTSKKDLTEYLSRFGEVVDCTIKTDPVTGRSRGFGFVLFKDAASVEKVLELKEHKLDGKLIDPKRAKALKGKEPPKKVFVGGLSPDTSEEQIKEYFGAFGEIENIELPMDTKTNERRGFCFITYTDEEPVKKLLESRYHQIGSGKCEIKVAQPKEVYRQQQQQQKGGKSNSSGGRGGGRGRGRGQGQNWNQGFNNYYDQGYGNYNSAYSDQSYSGYGGYDYSGYNYPNYGYGPGYTDYSGQQSTYGKASRGGGNHQNNYQPY, encoded by the exons ATGGAGGACGCGACCGAGATGAGCGGCGGCCAGGAGGAGTTCGCCGAGGGCTCCAAGATCAACGCGAGCAAGAACCAGCAGGACGACGG GAAAATGTTCATCGGAGGCCTCAGCTGGGACACCAGCAAGAAGGACCTGACGGAGTATCTCTCGCGCTTTGGCGAGGTTGTGGATTGTACGATCAAAACAGACCCGGTCACTGGAAGGTCGAGGGGGTTTGGGTTCGTGCTCTTCAAGGATGCTGCCAGCGTGGAGAAG GTGTTGGAACTGAAGGAACACAAACTGGATGGCAAGTTAATAGATCCTAAAAGGGCAAAAGCGCTGAAAGGGAAGGAGCCACCCAAAAAAGTGTTTGTTGGCGGGCTGAGTCCAGATACTTCTGAAGAACAGATTAAGGAGTACTTTGGTGCTTTTGGCGAG ATTGAAAACATTGAACTTCCCATGGACACAAAGACGAATGAAAGGAGAGGCTTCTGTTTTATCACATACACAGATGAAGAGCCAGTAAAGAAGTTACTAGAGAGCAGATACCACCAGATTGGTTCAGGCAAG TGTGAAATCAAAGTAGCACAGCCCAAAGAAGTgtacaggcagcagcagcagcagcagaaaggagggaaaagcaatTCTTCTGGTGGACGTGGAGGCGGAAGGGGGCGTGGACGGG GTCAGGGACAAAACTGGAACCAAGGATTTAATAACTATTACGATCAAGGCTATGGGAATTACAATAGCGCTTACAGTGACCAGAGCTACAGTGGCTATGGAGGCTACGACTACTCTGGGTACAACTATCCCAACTACGGATACGGGCCGGGATACACAGATTACAGTG GCCAACAGAGCACGTATGGGAAGGCGTCCCGTGGCGGCGGCAACCACCAAAACAACTACCAGCCCTACTAA
- the HNRNPD gene encoding heterogeneous nuclear ribonucleoprotein D0 — protein sequence MSDQQFALDSAAVAAGAGGSAAEPAEQPEGQAGAGSTDGGGGGGGGGGVESEGAKIDASKNEEDEGKMFIGGLSWDTTKKDLKDYFSKFGEVVDCTLKLDPITGRSRGFGFVLFKESESVDKVMDQKEHKLNGKVIDPKRAKAMKTKEPVKKIFVGGLSPDTPEEKIREYFGAFGEVESIELPMDNKTNKRRGFCFITFKEEEPVKKIMEKKYHNVGLSKCEIKVAMSKEQYQQQQQWGSRGGFVGRARGRGGGPSQSWNQGYSNYWNQGYGNYGYNSQGYGGYGGYDYTGYNNYYGYGDYSNQQSGYGKVSRRGGHQNSYKPY from the exons atGTCGGATCAGCAGTTCGCTCTGGACTCGGCGGCGGTAGCGGCTGGCGCCGGGGGCAGCGCGGCGGAGCCGGCGGAGCAGCCTGAGGGGCAGGCGGGGGCGGGGAGCACCGatgggggaggcggcggcggcggcggcggcggggtcGAGTCGGAGGGAGCCAAGATCGACGCCAGCAAGAACGAGGAGGACGAGGG GAAAATGTTCATTGGTGGCCTTAGCTGGGACACCACCAAGAAGGATCTGAAGGACTACTTCTCCAAGTTTGGTGAAGTTGTGGACTGCACTCTCAAGTTGGACCCCATCACTGGGAGATCGAGAGGCTTTGGCTTTGTGCTCTTCAAAGAGTCAGAGAGCGTGGATAAG GTCATGGACCAGAAAGAACACAAGCTGAATGGAAAGGTCATTGATCCAAAAAGAGCTAAAgccatgaaaacaaaagaaccAGTTAAAAAGATTTTTGTTGGGGGCTTATCTCCAGACACACCTGAGGAGAAAATCCGGGAATACTTTGGAGCTTTTGGTGAG GTCGAATCCATAGAGCTCCCCATGGACAACAAAACTAACAAGAGGCGTGGATTTTGCTTCATTACTTTCAAGGAGGAGGAGCCAGTGAAGAAAATAATGGAGAAGAAATACCACAATGTTGGGCTTAGTAAA TGTGAAATAAAAGTAGCCATGTCAAAGGAACagtaccagcagcagcagcagtgggggagTCGGGGAGGATTTGTTGGAAGAGCTCGAGGGAGAGGTGGAG GCCCCAGTCAAAGCTGGAACCAGGGATACAGCAACTACTGGAATCAGGGGTATGGGAACTATGGTTACAACAGCCAAGGCTATGGTGGTTATGGAGGCTACGACTACACTGGTTACAACAACTACTATGGATATGGCGACTATAGCA ATCAGCAGAGTGGTTATGGGAAAGTATCTCGGCGAGGTGGTCATCAAAATAGCTACAAACCATACTAA